The Alnus glutinosa chromosome 8, dhAlnGlut1.1, whole genome shotgun sequence DNA segment CATTAATCGACATATGTGAATGAACGCCGAGACATAATTATTAGCGTTTAAGTTAAACGCCAATTATTAAACTATCATCGATGTTTTTAGTTAACGCCGGTAAACAACGTTTTTTAAACAAAAGGTTGCAGAGCTAGAAACAGTTGATATTAGAGAAGAACAAGATGGCTTTAGGTGTTTTTGAGTGCAATGATACCATAATAACGTACGgttaaacaaatgaaaaattctaGAGCTCCTTTTAGTGTTCTTTTGGTGTCCATCTGGAAGGatgtaaatgtaattaaaaaaaattacatttatatcttTCTAGATGAACACTAAAAGAACACTAGAAGGAGTTCCATCATttctgagagagagaaattgttTTCCACAGCCTAACTGtacgttgagagagagagaaattggtTGAGCTATGGATTATTGGTATATATAATTCTTGAATACAAATTATCTTTCCGGTTATCAaggaaagatatatatatatataccaaatctTATTATAAATTTCCATTATGACCGAGCAATGTTTCCTTGTTAGGTAATACCGTTATTCTTGTGATTTGCTAGATAAATCTTGTCCTTATACGAAATATTTGACCCATGCCCAGGGCCGGAATGAGGCTTTACCTGAGGGGGgtggaatttattttcataattttgacccaaaaatttaaattccCCCCCCCCAATGAAGTCTTTTAATTTACAGTTTCCCccatatatatatcacaattaATTCCTAGTTCGGATCTGCCTCTACTTGTGCAATTGATGCTTCATGTGAGTTCCCTGGCCTCCTTAACGATTCCAAaaacttaagttgataggaaatgatatatttaatcattttattaatattttaatatttttcaaaattgattaaaaatcaTGGGTTGTAAATGAAGTTGtccctatttaattaaatttaaggtAAACTATAGAGTCAAGTTTTAAACGTACTTATAATTAACCTTAATTATATTCATATTAAACCATTACTTATCCCTAAATTAAGATCGATTAAACCATCTAAAAATGATGAAGTTAATGATTTGATTAATATTATGAGAATCTTGACCACAACTAGTCGTAACGTACACAATTCAAACAACGACCGCGCAGTGACCTTTAATTCGGACAGATCGAATACGGGTTTCCAAACAAATACCAAGCTAAGCAAAATTCTAGATTCTTTCAAGCTGATCGAGCAACGTCGACCCAGTCCAACGATCATCATATCGTACCTTAATGCATGGAGTATGCAGCACGGGATCGGATGGAAGTCAAGTACTATTAATTTCTACCTTAATATCATTGGTCTTGATCTACGGGGATCGATGGATTTAAGTCAACTATTTCTAAGTCCAATATCAACGGTCTTGAATCTTGATCTATGCGTACGCGTCATGTAAATTTGAATCTGTAAACTGGCCATATATAGTGTCCCTTCTCGAATAAGTTCAAGCAAATTAATATCCAGTCAAATGTCTAGTGGCCCTCGTCTGGAGGGTGCATGcatgaaatattaattaaactacATGATTGTTACGCCTCTGAATTAGTCTCTATAAACATACTTTTCCTCAATATTTGCTTTGACAAAGACTGAACAACATGCATATCTGGTTAGTTATTATAATACTCGGAAAAATGCACCATCTAaagatatattttaaataactgATGTAAAAACCCATTTAAAACACGTCGACttgaaatgaatatatataataaatgtgTGGAAAGAATAGCGTTACCTCAATCGGATGACACTAATTAAcatgcaaattaaagaaattgGAAAGCTAAACCATTGCCCAAAATTCGGTTCAAAATTTAGgactatatattaattatattctaCACACACGGGATTCAATTCACAAGGCTGACCGGCGAGCGCATACATAAATAGAGGATCTGCAGTAACAGGTCAAGGAAATAACTAAGCCAGTTTGCGTGAAATGGATACATTTCGGCCCTTCACTTTCTTCGCCGTAGTTTTGTTACTTGCACAAAGGGCAACAGCAGAACATGTTGGGAGGACCAACATATTAGGGGCGATAGTAGATAACAGCACTCGCTTCGGTAAGGAACAGAAAGTGGCGATGGAGATGGCGATCAAGGATGTTAATGAAAAGACAGGCCCAAGGTGTGGTTTGCGCCTGATAACTTCTCAAAGCAAACCTTATCAAACAGCACTTGCAGGTACGTAGATTTAtatgtagaattttattttattttattttttttgtcatttcataTCATAATTTCATGGTAATGATGCATATATAATAAACCAGAAGTCTGACGCATAAGTTGTcacttttaattaatttgcagCTTCGGAGCCAATCAATAAGCAAGAAGTTCAGGCCATTCTGTTACCGCAGACATGGGAAGAAGCTTCTCTAGTTGCAGAGATTGGGAACCAGGCTAAAATTCCAATTCTTTCTATTGCTGACTCAACGCCACTTTGGGCAACAAGGCGGTGGCCCTTCCTGCTTCAAGCTTCGCCAGACAGGAATGCACAAATGAAAGCCGTAGCTGCTATTGTTGCCTCTTGGGAATGGCATCAGGTCACTGTCATTTACGAAGACATCGACTCTTTCCGCAGTGGAATCACACCTCATCTTTCTGATGCCCTGCGAGAAGTAGGAGTAGAAATAGGCAATCTTGTAGCCCTCTCACCATTCGATTCTAATTCTTCATTGTCTACACAGCTTGAGAGGCTTAAAGGTGAACAATGCCGAGTATTTTTGGTTCATCTCTCCTTGCCGTTGGCCGAGAACCTTTTTGTGAAGGCTAAAGAAATGGAAATGATGGACAAAGATTATGTCTGGATAACTACAGATTCCGTCACAAGCCTTGTCCATTCCCTCAATTCCTCTACCATTTCTTCCATGCAAGGAACTGTAGGTGTCAAGAGCTACTATATATACCCCAAAAAATATCCCCATTTTCAAAACTTCCATGCTAGATTTCGCAAAAACTTTAGCTTGGAAAACCCAGAAGAGGAAAACCATGAACCTGGGACTTTCGCTTTCCAGGCCTATGATGCTGTAAGGACAGTGTGTCTAGCAATGAGGGAAAGTAGCAATGGCGGCCAACAATTGTTAgataaaattgttagaattgttAAATTTACTGATGACGGGAAAGTAGCTCCTGCAAAGATATTTCAGATCGTCAATGTGTTTGGAAAGAGTTATAATGAGCTCGGGTTCTGGTCAGACGACGCTCGCGATGGAATTAAAAAGGGCTTCTCAAAGACGACTGATGAAAGAGCTGTATACAACGCTTCTATGGGAAGCCTAGGGAAGGTGATTTGGCCAGGCGGACCTTGGGAAACTCCAAGAGGATGGACTCCTCCGACAGACGCCAATCCACTTAGGATTGGCGTACCCACCAAATCGACTTTCACACAATACGTGAAAGTCGAACATGATCCTTTAACAAACAAAACTTCTTATGAAGGATATGCAATCAATCTGTTCCGAGCAACCGTTGACAGTCTGCCATTCTCCCTGCCATACAATTTAACTCCCTTCAGTGGAAGCTATGACGACATAGTGGAGCAGATTTACTTAAAGGTGCGGATCCTTCTCTCTAGTACTCtttgtaattaattactaaTAATTAAAGTCTTATTTTTTAGCCTTTAACTAAATGAGAATTTGGATGGGTAATTAATCAGAAATTCGATGCGGTAGTTGGTGATGTGGCGATAGTGTCGAAGCGATATAAGCATGCAGAATTCACGCACCCATACACAGAATCAGGACTGGTGATGATAGTTCCGGCTCGAACACAAAACAGTAACAGAGCATTGCTATTCATGAAGCCCTTCACAACAGCCATGTGGTGTCTAATAGGAGCCATCAGTATCTACAATGGCTTTGTCGTGTGGTTGATAGAGCGAAAGCACTGCCCCGAACTCAAAAGTTCCGCTTTCAATCAAACCGGCGTCTTGCTTTGCTCATCCTTCACTACTCTCTTCTCCTTACATGGTAAGTTGGGAAcatggaattttttatttttttattaatattttttttagaaaaattttacTCACCATACTTAATTTTTCGTCACTTTAGCAATTAtactcttaaactttaaaaaatatcaatttagtatatctatcttttatttttcttttttatttttagtttcacCATTCAATTAGGAATTTCTATTAAATTCTgtcgaaattttcaaaatactcatctttaaaaaaaatcaaagattcatGTGTGGgtctttttgtaaattttattaaatcttGACTTACGCCTAAATCTttacaattttgaaaaaaatatattttagccgcTCAAACTATCACTCATTTTGCAATTACgccttcaaactttaaaaagtgacaatgAAGCCCCACATATTACCATTGCGTGTCAAACTAGATATAtacttttgcatttttatcttcaacatACCCTtatagttattaaaaaataatcatttaaaaaaaattaaaattattaaaaaaaaaattaaacaataaaaaaattgaaaacaccaaaaaagggTGACGCTTATCATATTAGcccctttaatttatttagtttttcaaATGGCTCTtttaatatatctatatatatatatatatatatatatattttaattttacttattaaaaacttaaatggtatcttggaaagaaaaatgaaaaaatgtcTAATATGACAATTGATGGAAGTATGTGGGGCTTCAATGTtacgttttaaagtttggagGCGTAATTGCAAAATGATGGGTGATACTTCGgaaggctaaaatatatttttcctaaatac contains these protein-coding regions:
- the LOC133876410 gene encoding glutamate receptor 2.1-like, which gives rise to MDTFRPFTFFAVVLLLAQRATAEHVGRTNILGAIVDNSTRFGKEQKVAMEMAIKDVNEKTGPRCGLRLITSQSKPYQTALAASEPINKQEVQAILLPQTWEEASLVAEIGNQAKIPILSIADSTPLWATRRWPFLLQASPDRNAQMKAVAAIVASWEWHQVTVIYEDIDSFRSGITPHLSDALREVGVEIGNLVALSPFDSNSSLSTQLERLKGEQCRVFLVHLSLPLAENLFVKAKEMEMMDKDYVWITTDSVTSLVHSLNSSTISSMQGTVGVKSYYIYPKKYPHFQNFHARFRKNFSLENPEEENHEPGTFAFQAYDAVRTVCLAMRESSNGGQQLLDKIVRIVKFTDDGKVAPAKIFQIVNVFGKSYNELGFWSDDARDGIKKGFSKTTDERAVYNASMGSLGKVIWPGGPWETPRGWTPPTDANPLRIGVPTKSTFTQYVKVEHDPLTNKTSYEGYAINLFRATVDSLPFSLPYNLTPFSGSYDDIVEQIYLKKFDAVVGDVAIVSKRYKHAEFTHPYTESGLVMIVPARTQNSNRALLFMKPFTTAMWCLIGAISIYNGFVVWLIERKHCPELKSSAFNQTGVLLCSSFTTLFSLHGGKLHSNLSRMATVVWLFVALVLTQTYVANLASILTVQRLEPTVADVDSLRNSNAMVGYCRGSFVRNYLMEVLNFHPNNINSYNSPVEYADALRSQKIAAAFLEAPLAKLFLAKYCKEFIAAGPTFKVGGFGFVFPRGSPLLPDVTKALLNVSESGRLRELEDRMIASEKCVDGESVVDMSSLSPSSFWVLFILTGGTSTISLLVYVVWHKRFGHRTAWRLVLAVMRRWWHRKKTFSRRVSDVDTSTNFSNTSNSRTQV